The Nodosilinea sp. PGN35 region GAGCAGCGGACTGCTGTAGATATGGCTGGGGTACCAGCCCGCTGCTGCAAGCTGCTGCCCCAGCCGCAGCGACTGCTGCACCCCCAGGGCCGTCAGCCCAGTAGAACTGGTGCCCTCCATGCGGCCTTCGACGTTGCCCACCGACTGAGCGTGGCGCACCAGCAGCAATTTGAGCACGGAGGAGGTTCCCCACAGGAGCGGTGAGCAGCGGCTGGCTGTAATTGTAGACTGCGGCAGGGGTAACTGCTCGGGCGGCTAGGCTGTGGGGTACCCTAGCTCAGGGGCAGGCGGCGGTAAAACTGTCTACCCCCGGCTCCCCAGCGATGGAAACATGCCAAAATGCTTAGCAGTTGTCGCTCAGCTGAAGATTTTTCTCTGTCTATGGTCGCTTCACCTCAACCGCCCCATCCGCTGACCTGCCACTGCGGCCTCAACGGCGGCGATCGCCGCCGTTTGGGTTTATTTCTCAGTCTGGTGCTGGGGTTTGCGGTGGTGGAATGGCTGGTGGGCAGCCAGAGCCACAGCCTGGCCCTCCAGTCTGACGCGGGGCATATGCTGACCGACGTGGGGGCGATCGCCCTGGCCCTGTCGGCCAGCTGGCTGACGCGGCTGACCCTGAACCGGCCCCGGCCCGGTCAGCCGCGTTTGGAGGCGATCGCGGCTCTGGTCAACGGTCTGGGGCTCTTGGCCATGGCGGGGCTGATCTCCCTAGAAGCCTGGCAGCATTTGAGTGCGCCACCCACGGCCCTGGTCAGTGGCCCCATGCTGGGCACGGCCCTGGTGGGTCTGGGCATCAATGGCTTTGGGGTGTGGCTGCTGCACGGCCAGGGCCATGAGTCGCTGAATCGGCGGGGGGCGTTTTTGCACGTGATGGCCGACCTGGTCAGCTCGGTAGGGGTAATTGTGGGGGCGCTGTGTATGGCGCTATTTCACTGGTTTTGGGTGGATGGGGCGCTGAGTCTGGCGATCGCCCTGCTGATCGGCAGCAGCGCCCTGCCGCTGATCTACCAGAGCTGGGGGCACCTCAGGGGCAGCGCCGCCCCAGACCTGGCAGCGCTCGGCTTCCTAGAGGCGGGGCGTTCAGACCTGAGCGCCCAAATTTTAGGGTCTTCCTCCGACTGATGGCTGTTAGCCCTGGCTTTGGGTAACAAACCTGGGGTATTGAGGGATAAAACTGCGCCATATCGGCTGTTAGACTCTAATATTCATAGCTAGGCGGCCTCTCTGCACGGGCCACTGCCGCCGCTGTGTCTACGGGAGTTAAACCATGGGTACCTGGGTTAAGGAAACCGATGAAGCTTTTTACCTGATGCAGGGAAACCAATGGATCTCCCGCATTCAGAAGCGCCCTTCCGCCAACAATCCCAGGGAGCAGGTGCTCAATGTGGAGGGCATGCGGGACTGGTTTTTGCGATCGGACGCCCCCCTGGCCATGACGGTATCGGTGGGGACGGGCGGCCCCGAACCCGAGCAGGCCGGCTCCTCTGGCGGAGGAACCCCGCCCCCGGTGGAGGTGATTCCTCCGCCAGGGGGAGAAACCCCTCCCCCCGAGGGCGGTGGCCCTGGCTCGGGAGGTAACCCCGCCCCCGGCCCGGCCAAGAGCCTGACGCTGCGAGTCAAGAGTACGACCTACTTCAAGCTTCAGCCCAGGCTGGCCAGCGAGCTTGCCGATGCCGAAAAGGTGCTGGTGACGAATG contains the following coding sequences:
- a CDS encoding cation diffusion facilitator family transporter, with the protein product MVASPQPPHPLTCHCGLNGGDRRRLGLFLSLVLGFAVVEWLVGSQSHSLALQSDAGHMLTDVGAIALALSASWLTRLTLNRPRPGQPRLEAIAALVNGLGLLAMAGLISLEAWQHLSAPPTALVSGPMLGTALVGLGINGFGVWLLHGQGHESLNRRGAFLHVMADLVSSVGVIVGALCMALFHWFWVDGALSLAIALLIGSSALPLIYQSWGHLRGSAAPDLAALGFLEAGRSDLSAQILGSSSD